ATTGTATTGGATAGTCTGAAGCAACATTATTTTATAGATCGCGATGGACACATGTTCCGCTACATATTAAACTTCCTCAGGACCTCAAAACTGCTCATTCCAGATGACTTTAAGGTAGGAATTAAAATCTTATGCTGCATTTTTATTGATGTTAAACTgaggcatttaaaaaaattatttttaatcaacaTAGTGTTGCTCCAAACCCATATGCTGTTGTTAGATTTTTTCATGAAACAGAAGTAAAAGTACTTTTGAAGAATCACTACACAATTCTTCCCATACAACAGTTCATAGTGACCAAGGGCTgtccaaaaacaaaataaatatacagccATAAACACTGGTTTTTCATTTGTAGGTGAATCTTTCTTAGCAGTTGTGCCATCtatctgtgtatctgtgtgtgtaggACTACTCTCTGCTGTACGAGGAGGCCCGATATTTCCAGCTGCAGCCTCTGCAGGCTGAGCTGGAGCGCTGGCGGTCGGAGCAGGACTCTAGGTACACATCacgcatgtgtgagtgtgtggtaGTGCGCGTGGCCCCCGAGCTGGGAGAGAGGATAACACTCAGCGGTGACAAAGCCCTAATCGAGGACATCTTTCCAGAGATAGGAGACGTCATGTGCAACTCTGTTAACGCAGGCTGGAACCACGATTCCACTCACGTCATACGCTTCCCTCTAAACGGATACTGCCACCTCAACTCTGTACAGGTGCGTGACACCTCAAACACCACTCACACACCAGCCGATTCcagttatttacttatttttatattaaaaattcatttttaggAAATGTTTTGAGGCATGCTAGccataaacaaagtaaaaaatattacacaaaaatgTGACACAACTGTCCTGATATCATGTTGAAGTAAAAAaactgtcattaaaataattacattcttGAAAAGAAATCCTCAAGtacactataaaaaaattaattttccaAAGTTCAAAGTACATTTGGAGTATATTTACATTGcagttttatatactgtatatatatatatatatatatatatatatatatatatatatatatatatatatatatatatatatatatagttgtttgtttattgtttgacATAATTAACGAATGAACATGAAATGAATTTAATGTTCGAGAAGTGTATACTCGCATGTATCTACAGTGTTAagaatatatataactttttactTCATGGTTACACCATATGTAACCACttcaaatgaaagttttttttaaaacaaccttGTCCAGAAATTTTGAATTACAAACTACAAACACTGGCCTATGATTCATGTCAGGAATGAATGTACAATATGAGCTCAGTTTTTCCTATACTGTGCTCTGTAACCATTTCATactgtttgtgttgtgttgtgtgtgtgtgtgtgtgtgtgtgtgtgtgtgtgtctagaggCTGTCTAATCCTGTTTGCTTATTAAATCTTTTGGCCCCTGGCACTTGCCGTCACACTAATGGAAGCAGGAGATTGAGAAAAGTAGAGGCAGAAGACAGGAAAGAAAAATGAGGGAAAAAGGGGGTTGAAGGACAAAAGCATGATGGAAAGTCACACAGTGCAGACAAACAGAAACTTTGACCTGTAAATGAGAGGTTggtggtgggggtgggggtgaaGGGAAATTAGTGAGGCAGTGCTGGAGAGAAAAAGATGAAGGGACATCCTCAAGGCACACTAATGGAATGTGATCTCACAGTTCTATGGAGCGAATATCTGCAGGACCGGAAGAaactgtgagagagagtgagacagagaaatagacagatagaaagacCGAATAAGCAAGTGGTTTAAGTATCTCATTTTATTCAGTTGAGAGAGCTGCTGGACAGATGGTTTCTAACACTTTCGCTGtgttatgtttctaaatgaagacGAAAGTTATTTTGTGCCAGGGGTGTtcaattaaaaggatagttcacactAACATGAAAAGAGTCACAATTTACTCGTGTCGTTCTAAATCCATATGctgcttttttctctctctgtgagaCACAAACGGTGATTGTTTTATAGTAAAGCATCTTTACAGCTCCACATCCTTAGCAAGAACATGTGCATCCCAACAAATAAAGCATTCTGCAAATTTGTTGCATTTGAATCTCAAGCtgtataaaaacatttgtaaacacAACCTGCCAAGGTTGACGGGAAAGTTGATTCAGAGGCAACGTCTGTGCCTCTAGACATCTTAACTATTCgtgtggaaaaaaatattttcactactgtcagatttgtatttatttattgaaagaaactaatacttttatgcagcaagaatgcattaaaatgatcaaacgtGACACAAAAAAATTGACTTAAGCACTAAACcccagcatattataatgatatctgaaggatcatgtgtcactgaagactggaataacggCTGCTggaaatccagctttgccatcactggaataaattacattttaaaataatttaatcaaatacatttggccttggtgagtataagataTTTCATTCAGAACCATTAAGAACTTACTGACCCCACATGTTAAAACAATAGTGTATATTAATTGGTTACTGTTTGTAGAATATGAAAAGATGATAATTTGGTGTGTGTTTGGGAATTTTTGTGTTCCTCAGGTTCTGGAGCGACTGCAGCAAAGAGGTTTTGAGATTGCTGCTTCTTGTGGAGGTGGTGTGGACTCAACCCAGTTCAGTGAGTACGTTCTGAGGAGAGAGATCAAAAGAAGTCACCGTGGGGTCACGACCTCCGTCATTCGAATCAAACAGGAACCGCTGGATTAGCTGCCCGCTCTCACAAACAACAAACTGGATGTGGTATTTTTAACTGATTATAAAGGGATGTTTTGATTTATGTTGTAATCCTCTGAGACTTTTTTTCATT
The sequence above is a segment of the Carassius gibelio isolate Cgi1373 ecotype wild population from Czech Republic chromosome A20, carGib1.2-hapl.c, whole genome shotgun sequence genome. Coding sequences within it:
- the LOC127938038 gene encoding BTB/POZ domain-containing protein KCTD1 isoform X2, translated to MFQENRSNSVGMSTRPILAHSPVSPLGTAGIPTPAQLTKTNAPVHIDVGGHMYTSSLATLTKYPESRIGRLFDGTEPIVLDSLKQHYFIDRDGHMFRYILNFLRTSKLLIPDDFKDYSLLYEEARYFQLQPLQAELERWRSEQDSRYTSRMCECVVVRVAPELGERITLSGDKALIEDIFPEIGDVMCNSVNAGWNHDSTHVIRFPLNGYCHLNSVQVLERLQQRGFEIAASCGGGVDSTQFSEYVLRREIKRSHRGVTTSVIRIKQEPLD